One Pieris napi chromosome 22, ilPieNapi1.2, whole genome shotgun sequence genomic region harbors:
- the LOC125060795 gene encoding activating signal cointegrator 1 complex subunit 2 isoform X2: MNTVYSNPENLPVENVTVSVANDGVVQIIKALDPYWVEKKNLILYEKPPTRSGMIIGALDSWRSKMSLYLDNLKWLLSLEHHRFWSTVLYHPQCMDSLISFLQESSPPYIPPHECKEIQNLYEEIRRLVFVAFSRLITNKESKTQWMTKEHMASLIYDNFIFTIPVLWDICLTYGVDNSRHVSRLVEAVYTLQPRYEGDTAQALVFVHEAFKYIILQVNKDYDCEDPPNLPETFKGFGEIRRPTNSKGQEKLTFDALRDLVVHMLDSAMTLKIFVEVYSKGVHILKSTNFILSIVQVYEYGIPHLYEKLEEVGDPTRVSYTEVEEFIDLTRSELIDIFREVLAVYKNAIFSGEGNISNNVEAYLSVMMDALSERLLIKDYHLCHPVHEDIDMLRQAYPAIDPVKTDFILQAIYSNLDEEIPERDQRQSEHRELNGHLETIDMPSSSKDIDIPDNVREQSLISEVKDILPHLGDGFVLKCLEYYEFQVDRVVNSVLEDTLAEPLRKLDKDLPIIPEDPVDRKFLETGVERLNVFDGDQFDIMTRDDVDLSKIHIGKRKSKYKDLKDMLNDKTDVKTRVDIYSKYNLMCLTHDNCFIFVSLVCLTNDNCFIFVRLVCLTHVVSILLLKL; the protein is encoded by the exons ATGAATACAGTGTATTCT AATCCTGAGAATTTACCTGTTGAGAACGTTACGGTTTCTGTTGCAAACGACGGTGTAGTTCAGATAATAAAAGCTTTG gacCCATACTgggttgaaaaaaaaaatctaatactaTATGAGAAGCCGCCAACAAGGAGTGGGATGATTATAGGAGCACTGGACTCATGGAGATCGAAAATGTCACTGTATCTAGACAACTTAAAATGGCTGCTAAGTTTAGAACACCATAG ATTTTGGAGCACAGTTCTCTATCACCCTCAATGTATGGATTCTCTTATTTCATTCCTTCAAGAATCCTCTCCGCCATACATTCCACCACATGAATGTAAAGAAATTCAAAACTTATATGAAGAAATCAGAAGGCTAGTTTTTGTTGCATTTAGTAGACTGATTACGAATAAGGAGAGTAAG ACACAATGGATGACCAAGGAACATATGGCAAGTttaatatatgacaattttatatttacaataccgGTATTATGGGATATATGTTTAACATATGGTGTAGACAATAGCCGACATGTCTCAAGGCTTGTAGAGGCTGTATATACACTGCAGCCTAGGTACGAAGGGGATACTGCACAGGCACTAGTTTTTGTACATGag GCCTTCAAGTACATAATTTTACAAGTAAATAAAGACTATGATTGTGAGGATCCACCAAATTTACCGGAAACTTTTAAAGGTTTTGGGGAAATAAGACGACCTACAAATTCCAAAGGACAAGAGAAGCTCACATTTGACGCACTTCGAGATCTGGTTGTCCATATGCTTGATTCTGCCATgaccttaaaaatatttgtagaaGTCTACTCAAAGGGTGTGCATATATTGAAgagtacaaattttattttaag TATAGTTCAAGTGTACGAGTATGGAATACCACATCTATATGAGAAGTTAGAGGAAGTTGGTGACCCTACACGTGTTAGTTACACAGAGGTCGAAGAGTTCATTGACCTCACCAGATCAGAACTCATTGATATATTCAGAGAGGTGCTGGCTGTATACAAGAATGCTATTTTTAGTGGAGA AGGCAATATATCGAACAATGTTGAAGCTTATCTGTCTGTCATGATGGACGCGCTGTCTGAACGCCTTCTAATAAAGGACTACCATTTGTGCCACCCGGTACATGAAGATATTGATATGCTGCGACAGGCTTATCCTGCTAT TGATCCAGTAAAAAcagattttatattacaagCGATATACTCCAACCTGGATGAAGAAATACCGGAACGTGACCAAAGACAAAGTGAGCATAGAGAATTAAACGGCCATCTTGAAACCATAGATATGCCGTCATCTTCCAAAGACATTGACATACCAGATAACGTCAGAGAGCAATCTTTAATCAGTGAGGTTAAGGACATATTGCCGCATCTTGGAGATGGATTTGTTTTGAAATGTCTGGAATATTACGAATTTCAGGTTGATAGGGttgtaaatagtgttttaGAGGATACGTTGGCAGAACCATTAAGAA AATTGGACAAAGACCTACCAATAATCCCAGAAGATCCAGTAGACAGAAAGTTCCTGGAAACAGGAGTGGAAAGACTTAATGTGTTTGATGGAGACCAGTTTGATATAATGACCCGTGATGATGTGGACCTGAGCAAGATTCATATTGGGAAGAGGAAATCGAAGTACAAAGACCTTAAGGATATGTTGAATGACAAGACGGACGTGAAGACCAGGGTTGATATATATAGCAAATATAA CctcatgtgcctgacacacgacaACTGCTTCATCTTCGTCAGCCTTGTGTGCCTGACTAACGACAACTGTTTCATCTTTGTCAGACtcgtgtgcctgacacacgtcgtcaGTATCCTTTTGTTGAAGCTATAG
- the LOC125060807 gene encoding uncharacterized protein LOC125060807 — MRKASADSKVKKTLVRHAEQKVNISKHKVIRDPGAGSSKSSIHNIVTTQELAHPTLCSSEVLANYLSEVKKSAPPRLLHEEFQVDKAALSAKVTRKLNFHFNDRIYNNLVELNADAADLKKKDRQTKITTIKKDLEPNIDDFCHNEKAKDVIPIIPIIKPKLKPLKCVDTGKLHKLVAMFEVL; from the exons ATGAGGAAAGCTTCAGCTGACTCAAAGGTGAAGAAAACTTTAGTGCGACATGCTGAGCAAAAAGTTAATATAAGCAAGCATAAAGTTATTAGAGATCCTGGTGCAGGATCATCTAAATCGTCTATCCATAATATAGTAACGACTCAGGAATTAGCTCATCCCACTTTATGCTCCAGTGAGGTGTTAGCCAACTATTTATCTGAAGTTAAAAAGTCTGCGCCACCGCGACTTTTACACGAAGAATTTCAAGTTGATAAAGCTGCACTTAGTGCCAAG GTAACAAGAAAGTTGAATTTCCATTTCAATGAtagaatttacaataatttagtgGAACTGAATGCGGATGCAGCTGACTTAAAGAAGAAGGACcggcaaacaaaaataactacaataaaaaaggatCTTGAACCCAATATTGATGATTTTTGTCACAATGAAAAAGCTAAAGATGTCATACCTATTATCCCTATCATTAAACCAAAATTAAAACCTTTAAAATGTGTTGACACTggaaaattacataaattagtTGCAATGTTTGAAGTCTTAtga
- the LOC125060795 gene encoding activating signal cointegrator 1 complex subunit 2 isoform X3 yields the protein MNTVYSNPENLPVENVTVSVANDGVVQIIKALDPYWVEKKNLILYEKPPTRSGMIIGALDSWRSKMSLYLDNLKWLLSLEHHRFWSTVLYHPQCMDSLISFLQESSPPYIPPHECKEIQNLYEEIRRLVFVAFSRLITNKESKTQWMTKEHMASLIYDNFIFTIPVLWDICLTYGVDNSRHVSRLVEAVYTLQPRYEGDTAQALVFVHEAFKYIILQVNKDYDCEDPPNLPETFKGFGEIRRPTNSKGQEKLTFDALRDLVVHMLDSAMTLKIFVEVYSKGVHILKSTNFILSIVQVYEYGIPHLYEKLEEVGDPTRVSYTEVEEFIDLTRSELIDIFREVLAVYKNAIFSGEGNISNNVEAYLSVMMDALSERLLIKDYHLCHPVHEDIDMLRQAYPAIDPVKTDFILQAIYSNLDEEIPERDQRQSEHRELNGHLETIDMPSSSKDIDIPDNVREQSLISEVKDILPHLGDGFVLKCLEYYEFQVDRVVNSVLEDTLAEPLRKLDKDLPIIPEDPVDRKFLETGVERLNVFDGDQFDIMTRDDVDLSKIHIGKRKSKYKDLKDMLNDKTDVKTRVDIYSKYNLMCLTHDNCFIFVSLVCLTHVVSILLLKL from the exons ATGAATACAGTGTATTCT AATCCTGAGAATTTACCTGTTGAGAACGTTACGGTTTCTGTTGCAAACGACGGTGTAGTTCAGATAATAAAAGCTTTG gacCCATACTgggttgaaaaaaaaaatctaatactaTATGAGAAGCCGCCAACAAGGAGTGGGATGATTATAGGAGCACTGGACTCATGGAGATCGAAAATGTCACTGTATCTAGACAACTTAAAATGGCTGCTAAGTTTAGAACACCATAG ATTTTGGAGCACAGTTCTCTATCACCCTCAATGTATGGATTCTCTTATTTCATTCCTTCAAGAATCCTCTCCGCCATACATTCCACCACATGAATGTAAAGAAATTCAAAACTTATATGAAGAAATCAGAAGGCTAGTTTTTGTTGCATTTAGTAGACTGATTACGAATAAGGAGAGTAAG ACACAATGGATGACCAAGGAACATATGGCAAGTttaatatatgacaattttatatttacaataccgGTATTATGGGATATATGTTTAACATATGGTGTAGACAATAGCCGACATGTCTCAAGGCTTGTAGAGGCTGTATATACACTGCAGCCTAGGTACGAAGGGGATACTGCACAGGCACTAGTTTTTGTACATGag GCCTTCAAGTACATAATTTTACAAGTAAATAAAGACTATGATTGTGAGGATCCACCAAATTTACCGGAAACTTTTAAAGGTTTTGGGGAAATAAGACGACCTACAAATTCCAAAGGACAAGAGAAGCTCACATTTGACGCACTTCGAGATCTGGTTGTCCATATGCTTGATTCTGCCATgaccttaaaaatatttgtagaaGTCTACTCAAAGGGTGTGCATATATTGAAgagtacaaattttattttaag TATAGTTCAAGTGTACGAGTATGGAATACCACATCTATATGAGAAGTTAGAGGAAGTTGGTGACCCTACACGTGTTAGTTACACAGAGGTCGAAGAGTTCATTGACCTCACCAGATCAGAACTCATTGATATATTCAGAGAGGTGCTGGCTGTATACAAGAATGCTATTTTTAGTGGAGA AGGCAATATATCGAACAATGTTGAAGCTTATCTGTCTGTCATGATGGACGCGCTGTCTGAACGCCTTCTAATAAAGGACTACCATTTGTGCCACCCGGTACATGAAGATATTGATATGCTGCGACAGGCTTATCCTGCTAT TGATCCAGTAAAAAcagattttatattacaagCGATATACTCCAACCTGGATGAAGAAATACCGGAACGTGACCAAAGACAAAGTGAGCATAGAGAATTAAACGGCCATCTTGAAACCATAGATATGCCGTCATCTTCCAAAGACATTGACATACCAGATAACGTCAGAGAGCAATCTTTAATCAGTGAGGTTAAGGACATATTGCCGCATCTTGGAGATGGATTTGTTTTGAAATGTCTGGAATATTACGAATTTCAGGTTGATAGGGttgtaaatagtgttttaGAGGATACGTTGGCAGAACCATTAAGAA AATTGGACAAAGACCTACCAATAATCCCAGAAGATCCAGTAGACAGAAAGTTCCTGGAAACAGGAGTGGAAAGACTTAATGTGTTTGATGGAGACCAGTTTGATATAATGACCCGTGATGATGTGGACCTGAGCAAGATTCATATTGGGAAGAGGAAATCGAAGTACAAAGACCTTAAGGATATGTTGAATGACAAGACGGACGTGAAGACCAGGGTTGATATATATAGCAAATATAA CctcatgtgcctgacacacgacaACTGCTTCATCTTCGTCAGC CtcgtgtgcctgacacacgtcgtcaGTATCCTTTTGTTGAAGCTATAG
- the LOC125060795 gene encoding activating signal cointegrator 1 complex subunit 2 isoform X1 — MNTVYSNPENLPVENVTVSVANDGVVQIIKALDPYWVEKKNLILYEKPPTRSGMIIGALDSWRSKMSLYLDNLKWLLSLEHHRFWSTVLYHPQCMDSLISFLQESSPPYIPPHECKEIQNLYEEIRRLVFVAFSRLITNKESKTQWMTKEHMASLIYDNFIFTIPVLWDICLTYGVDNSRHVSRLVEAVYTLQPRYEGDTAQALVFVHEAFKYIILQVNKDYDCEDPPNLPETFKGFGEIRRPTNSKGQEKLTFDALRDLVVHMLDSAMTLKIFVEVYSKGVHILKSTNFILSIVQVYEYGIPHLYEKLEEVGDPTRVSYTEVEEFIDLTRSELIDIFREVLAVYKNAIFSGEGNISNNVEAYLSVMMDALSERLLIKDYHLCHPVHEDIDMLRQAYPAIDPVKTDFILQAIYSNLDEEIPERDQRQSEHRELNGHLETIDMPSSSKDIDIPDNVREQSLISEVKDILPHLGDGFVLKCLEYYEFQVDRVVNSVLEDTLAEPLRKLDKDLPIIPEDPVDRKFLETGVERLNVFDGDQFDIMTRDDVDLSKIHIGKRKSKYKDLKDMLNDKTDVKTRVDIYSKYNLVCDEEALYSDEYDDTYDSDGIAPAKDIMTDDSRRPFVTPRALLNTKKDVDEYDESESEDEKPSQEKSDRRDFCVNPEEMRARREANNARGRRKPAPARNIDVAGAPKGQGQTKDVLNNRDRKEKHKSSRANHNRRQGAQWKRSQGMMPS, encoded by the exons ATGAATACAGTGTATTCT AATCCTGAGAATTTACCTGTTGAGAACGTTACGGTTTCTGTTGCAAACGACGGTGTAGTTCAGATAATAAAAGCTTTG gacCCATACTgggttgaaaaaaaaaatctaatactaTATGAGAAGCCGCCAACAAGGAGTGGGATGATTATAGGAGCACTGGACTCATGGAGATCGAAAATGTCACTGTATCTAGACAACTTAAAATGGCTGCTAAGTTTAGAACACCATAG ATTTTGGAGCACAGTTCTCTATCACCCTCAATGTATGGATTCTCTTATTTCATTCCTTCAAGAATCCTCTCCGCCATACATTCCACCACATGAATGTAAAGAAATTCAAAACTTATATGAAGAAATCAGAAGGCTAGTTTTTGTTGCATTTAGTAGACTGATTACGAATAAGGAGAGTAAG ACACAATGGATGACCAAGGAACATATGGCAAGTttaatatatgacaattttatatttacaataccgGTATTATGGGATATATGTTTAACATATGGTGTAGACAATAGCCGACATGTCTCAAGGCTTGTAGAGGCTGTATATACACTGCAGCCTAGGTACGAAGGGGATACTGCACAGGCACTAGTTTTTGTACATGag GCCTTCAAGTACATAATTTTACAAGTAAATAAAGACTATGATTGTGAGGATCCACCAAATTTACCGGAAACTTTTAAAGGTTTTGGGGAAATAAGACGACCTACAAATTCCAAAGGACAAGAGAAGCTCACATTTGACGCACTTCGAGATCTGGTTGTCCATATGCTTGATTCTGCCATgaccttaaaaatatttgtagaaGTCTACTCAAAGGGTGTGCATATATTGAAgagtacaaattttattttaag TATAGTTCAAGTGTACGAGTATGGAATACCACATCTATATGAGAAGTTAGAGGAAGTTGGTGACCCTACACGTGTTAGTTACACAGAGGTCGAAGAGTTCATTGACCTCACCAGATCAGAACTCATTGATATATTCAGAGAGGTGCTGGCTGTATACAAGAATGCTATTTTTAGTGGAGA AGGCAATATATCGAACAATGTTGAAGCTTATCTGTCTGTCATGATGGACGCGCTGTCTGAACGCCTTCTAATAAAGGACTACCATTTGTGCCACCCGGTACATGAAGATATTGATATGCTGCGACAGGCTTATCCTGCTAT TGATCCAGTAAAAAcagattttatattacaagCGATATACTCCAACCTGGATGAAGAAATACCGGAACGTGACCAAAGACAAAGTGAGCATAGAGAATTAAACGGCCATCTTGAAACCATAGATATGCCGTCATCTTCCAAAGACATTGACATACCAGATAACGTCAGAGAGCAATCTTTAATCAGTGAGGTTAAGGACATATTGCCGCATCTTGGAGATGGATTTGTTTTGAAATGTCTGGAATATTACGAATTTCAGGTTGATAGGGttgtaaatagtgttttaGAGGATACGTTGGCAGAACCATTAAGAA AATTGGACAAAGACCTACCAATAATCCCAGAAGATCCAGTAGACAGAAAGTTCCTGGAAACAGGAGTGGAAAGACTTAATGTGTTTGATGGAGACCAGTTTGATATAATGACCCGTGATGATGTGGACCTGAGCAAGATTCATATTGGGAAGAGGAAATCGAAGTACAAAGACCTTAAGGATATGTTGAATGACAAGACGGACGTGAAGACCAGGGTTGATATATATAGCAAATATAA TCTGGTATGTGACGAAGAAGCACTATACTCCGATGAGTATGACGACACATATGACTCAGATGGCATAGCCCCAGCTAAAGATATTATGACAGATGACAGTAGGAGACCATTTGTGACCCCACGTGCTTTGCTCAACACCAAAAAGGATGTTGAT GAATACGATGAATCGGAGAGTGAAGACGAGAAACCAAGTCAGGAGAAGAGCGATAGAAGAGATTTCTGTGTCAACCCGGAAGAGATGAGAGCTAGGCGAGAGGCTAACAATGCTAGGGGAAGAAGAAAACCCGCACCTGCCAG aaacaTTGACGTCGCAGGCGCTCCTAAAGGTCAAGGGCAGACGAAAGATGTCCTCAACAATAGAGATCGGAAAGAGAAGCACAAATCTTCGAGAGCTAACCATAATAGAAGACAAGGAGCGCAATGGAAACGGAGTCAGGGCATGATGCCATCATAG